The following proteins come from a genomic window of Misgurnus anguillicaudatus chromosome 10, ASM2758022v2, whole genome shotgun sequence:
- the LOC129449088 gene encoding uncharacterized protein, whose product MSTKKSHKGMSDAEWISRLRKFASTGVWPSEEGNRPAPRQKKWHELYQRIEKCPMHSRGQTTLFGGVLKCTCGFHTQKPPMSTGQTPRVMQQQSAAAIGSPQEESQHQPQVQPQPQVQHQLQVQPQPQVQHQLQVQHQPQVQHQPQVQHQPQVQPQPQVQHQLQVQHQPQVQPQPPPQRTPSRISPSLSQFTKSRFSGSHIAAAKPNLKMARRPSQATDQPSSTAVSSPPIPSTTTQDPGVPVSVPRSTADVTSPTSSCSVVSSAPTALLQAPSVLPLPRLWSETLPPEDHRWIASRLFKMGSRGKPELRDNLQLWYHPPQPALTYNQAPAPDRFFCHALLLWMPYKLWKVKVLCPNPACGQHQLTGGGLHKRARQVHDIDRMYNMVTETLICKKCKASHVSWSQTVLQQLDLGHRSEFRVILTQKYACDLRVIRLLRERGLGNSPTRVIKQLRENHSEEWLQRLARYTTQCMDFINRPGVLPMQFQEPPEPTVLPSVKWLLTVYSQDILTRLDEIHARITSTHGTVLKMDSTKKITKKLAGTARGTGNWLTSVGNEFGQVLISVLTAQEGAGLDMMIDGLVKRYQQAGVDPPAVLYVDCGCCTEVGETKLKTRFRGWPDLLIRLDIWHFMRRIAVGCTTDAHQLYPIFMARLSACIFEWDAADVAVLRRAKKELLVSQGWPVLTDEVVNKHLSKQELALHCRRRTRGEETTILLLERLLTELMTSNGSDSMGVPLLDRERMEHIWSVQKKHVKCIQDPPGVALYTETGTLTKGGVVLKTYRCARGSTSLESFHLHLNRFIPGTSANSLNFQIYLLEGLNRWNQDREAASLSSGPSALCSYTGELVYCVNRNYEKLFGKKVVPTFHPPACYTGELIGVQYLFHQTGRALQDMNPDSEQTAELIEELDVEEREEDEGFFDINEDHTIRDPEAVLSPPSTMTRSPSTLVASSATSIQASICPSPVPEPVLLTRDPSQSPTALSPVHLEPGDTGDDDDEMAVDSQNVPGFQHVDRLAEYLVELRKRTALSLTNQEAETIIGLWQNLDAFDKRRVVYRPRFKKRLLTGRFRTPKTPTRTPGVESTTRCVLGASSAPAQWPDCCRLVETIFIRLCVIHLAPKRKGGKTYSRWSLILEDYRKIRQLVFGNGLVMNETSLQLVEVNQNTLIDWYNVRNIDQQVTLLVRGLDLPHPIPEAQEPLQDAKRLRTELQQPMQMHQYKLPDSTAGQAKQRVISIRQPPLRPKTPSAPGASLQMVSTGFQSVPLLQYVPMVQGMPMVQGMPVVHGVQMVQGMPVLQPAVVQGTTLQPGPSQGTMPKRPYKRTVEANTCKKCGQFKTAETGHSQYRGKVYCPQTETVSKEVWLENMRRISN is encoded by the exons ATGTCTACAAAAAAATCGCACAAAGGCATGTCGGACGCTGAATGGATTTCACGTCTAAGAAAGTTTGCCAGTACAGGTGTTTGGCCTTCAGAAGAAGGTAATAGACCAGCTCCTAGACAAAAAAAGTGGCACGAGCTTTATCAAAGG ATTGAAAAATGCCCGATGCACTCTCGTGGCCAGACAACATTGTTTGGAGGTGTCCTAAAGTGCACATGTGGTTTTCACACTCAAaag CCACCTATGTCTACTGGACAGACACCAAGGGTCATGCAACAACAGTCTGCTGCTGCTATTGGATCACCACAGGAGGAGAGTCAGCATCAACCCCAGGTCCAGCCTCAACCTCAGGTCCAGCATCAACTTCAGGTCCAGCCTCAACCTCAGGTCCAGCATCAACTTCAGGTCCAGCATCAACCTCAGGTCCAGCATCAACCTCAGGTCCAGCATCAACCTCAGGTCCAGCCTCAACCTCAGGTCCAGCATCAACTTCAGGTCCAGCATCAACCTCAGGTCCAGCCTCAGCCTCCACCCCAGCGTACTCCATCAAGGATTTCGCCAAGTTTGTCACAG TTTACCAAGTCAAGATTTAGCGGGTCTCATATTGCTGCAGCGAAGCCCAACCTAAAGATGGCTAGAAGACCATCTCAGGCTACTGACCAACCTAGCTCAACAGCAGTGTCCAGTCCCCCTATACCAAGCACCACT ACACAAGACCCTGGAGTTCCAGTCTCCGTCCCCAGATCAACTGCCGATGTTACCAGTCCCACATCATCATGCAGCGTTGTCTCC AGTGCTCCTACTGCGCTGTTACAAGCACCAAGTGTACTACCGCTTCCTCGTTTGTGGTCGGAGACCTTGCCACCAGAGGATCACAGGTGGATTGCAAGCCGGCTTTTTAAAATGGGGTCCAGGGGAAAGCCGGAACTCCGTGACAACCTTCAGCTCTGGTATCACCCACCACAGCCTGCACTGACATACAATCAGGCTCCTGCTcctgacagatttttttgtcatGCCCTTTTGCTGTGGATGCCGTATAAGCTGTGGAAGGTCAAGGTTCTCTGTCCCAATCCTGCCTGTGGACAGCATCAACTGACAGGAGGCGGTCTGCATAAAAGGGCACGGCAAGTTCATGACATTGACAGGATGTACAACATGGTCACAGAAACCCTCATCTGTAAGAAGTGTAAAGCTTCTCACGTGTCCTGGAGTCAGACTGTCCTGCAACAGCTGGATCTGGGTCATCGCTCTGAGTTTCGGGTCATCCTCACGCAGAA GTATGCATGTGATCTGAGAGTCATTAGACTCTTGCGTGAACGTGGCCTAGGCAACAGCCCCACGCGTGTTATTAAACAGCTGCGTGAGAACCACAGCGAGGAGTGGCTCCAGCGTCTGGCCCGGTACACCACCCAGTGCATGGACTTCATCAACCGCCCTGGGGTGTTGCCAATGCAGTTCCAGGAACCTCCTGAGCCTACAGTGTTGCCGAGCGTCAAGTGGCTTCTCACTGTGTACAGCCAAGACATCCTGACAAGGCTGGATGAAATCCATGCCAGGATAACATCCACACATGGCACAGTGTTGAAAATGGATTCAACTAAAAAG ATCACCAAGAAGCTGGCTGGGACAGCGAGGGGAACAGGAAACTGGCTCACCTCTGTTGGCAATGAGTTTGGTCAGGTGCTCATAAGTGTGTTGACAGCCCAGGAAGGAGCAGGACTGGACATGATGATAGATGGTCTGGTGAAAAGATACCAGCAGGCTGGTGTGGATCCACCTGCTGTGTTGTATGTTGACTGTGGGTGCTGCACTGAGGTGGGGGAAACCAAGCTGAAAACCAGGTTCAGAGGATGGCCAGATCTCTTAATAAGGCTGGACATCTGGCATTTCATGCGCAGGATTGCTGTGGGCTGTACAACTGATGCCCATCAGCTTTATCCTATATTCATGGCACGACTGTCTGCATGCATCTTTGAATGGGATGCTGCTGATGTTGCTGTGCTACGCAGAGCCAAGAAAGAGCTGCTGGTGTCCCAGGGTTGGCCTGTGCTGACAGATGAAGTTGTCAATAAACATCTTTCCAAACAGGAGCTGGCTCTGCATTGTCGGAGGAGGACCCGTGGAGAGGAGACTACCATTCTTCTCCTTGAGCGGCTGCTAACAGAGCTCATGACCAGCAATGGCAGTGACTCTATGGGTGTTCCTCTTCTGGACAGAGAAAGGATGGAGCACATCTGGAGTGTCCAGAAGAAGCATGTCAAATGCATCCAGGACCCACCCGGTGTAGCCCTCTATACTGAGACGGGGACCTTAACCAAGGGAGGTGTGGTTCTGAAGACATACCGATGTGCCAGAGGATCCACATCTCTAGAGTcctttcatttacatttaaaccgTTTTATCCCAG GTACCAGTGCCAACAGTCTTAACTTTCAGATTTATCTGCTGGAGGGACTAAACAGGTGGAATCAGGACCGGGAGGCTGCTTCCTTGTCATCAGGACCATCAGCTTTGTGCAGCTACACGGGAGAACTTGTTTACTGCGTAAACAGGAATTATGAAAAGCTGTTTGGCAAGAAAGTGGTCCCCACATTTCATCCACCTGCATGTTACACTG gtGAACTTATTGGAGTGCAGTATTTATTCCACCAGACTGGTCGGGCACTGCAGGACATGAACCCAGACTCTGAGCAGACGGCAGAGCTTATAGAGGAACTTGATGtggaggagagggaggaagatGAAGGGTTCTTTGACATCAATGAGGATCACACAATAAGAGATCCAGAGGCTGTTCTGTCACCGCCCTCCACCATGACAAGGAGTCCCTCTACCTTGGTTGCAAGCAGTGCCACATCTATTCAGGCCTCCATATGTCCTTCACCGGTCCCTGAACCGGTTCTTCTGACACGTGACCCCTCACAGTCTCCAACTGCTCTCTCACCTGTTCACTTGGAGCCTGGAGATactggtgatgatgatgatgaaatg gCTGTTGACTCCCAGAACGTGCCAGGATTCCAGCATGTGGACAGGCTGGCAGAATATCTGGTCGAGCTTAGGAAACGCACAGCCCTCAGCCTGACTAACCAGGAAGCAGAAACGATTATTGGACTTTGGCAAAACCTGGATGCCTTTGACAAGCGGCGGGTGGTGTATCGACCTCGTTTCAAGAAGAGACTGCTGACTGGACGGTTCAGAACACCAAAGACGCCCACTCGCACCCCTGGAGTAGAGAGCACCACCAGATGCGTGCTGGGTGCAAGCAGCGCACCTGCTCAGTGGCCTGACTGTTGCCGTCTGGTGGAAACCATTTTCATCAGGCTGTGCGTAATCCACCTTGCCCCCAAAAGAAAAGGTGGGAAAACTTATTCGAGATGGTCTTTGATCCTAGAAGACTATCGCAAGATAAGGCAGCTTGTGTTTGGCAATGGCTTGGTGATGAACGAAACTTCATTGCAGCTGGTGGAGGTTAACCAGAACACCCTGATTGACTGGTACAACGTAAGAAATATAGACCAGCAAGTGACACTGCTAGTTCGAGGCCTTGATTTGCCTCATCCCATCCCTGAAGCTCAGGAGCCTCTTCAGGATGCCAAACGGCTACGAACTGAGCTGCAGCAACCAATGCAGATGCACCAGTACAAGCTACCAGATAGCACAGCAGGACAGGCAAAGCAAAGAGTAATATCTATTAGGCAGCCCCCTCTCAGACCCAAAACACCATCAGCACCTGGAGCATCACTGCAAATGGTGTCAACAGGTTTCCAAAGTGTGCCGTTGCTCCAGTATGTGCCAATGGTGCAGGGAATGCCAATGGTGCAGGGCATGCCGGTAGTCCATGGTGTGCAAATGGTGCAGGGCATGCCAGTTTTACAGCCAGCAGTTGTGCAAGGCACCACCTTACAGCCAGGTCCTAGTCAAGGAACTATGCCCAAGAGACCCTACAAGCGAACAGTAGAGGCGAACACTTGCAAGAAGTGTGGCCAATTTAAGACTGCTGAAACTGGGCATAGCCAATACAGGGGCAAGGTGTACTGTCCCCAGACTGAGACTGTGTCCAAAGAAGTGTGGTTGGAGAACATGCGTAGAATCTCCAACTAA